The DNA window CGTCGACGCGGGCATAGACAGCAGCATCATCGTCGGAGACGACCACGGCCTCGACACCTACGATTCGTGCCTTCGAGCAGCCGAAACATTCGGCGTCACCGACGCACTGGTGGTCAGTCAGGGTTTGCACGTCTCGCGCGCCGTCGCCCTGTGCCGGGACGCGGGCATCGATGCCCATGGAGTCGACGCCGACTGCGACTGCAACCCGATGGCTGTGGCGCGCAACTTCGGACGCGAATGGCTCGCCCGGCCGAAGGTGGTTCTGGACCTCATGTCCGGGCGACCACCTGCGGTCCAGACACCGCCCGACGACGCACTCATCGCCGGCGGTTGATCGTGTAACGGACGTGAACCGATCCTGTCGGCGATTCGAC is part of the Rhodococcus sovatensis genome and encodes:
- a CDS encoding SanA/YdcF family protein, with the protein product MRRVGGKLVRLVGAGIALVLVIVLGSAGWVAYESFGRVHDIADAPKAPVVLVLGSQVRDGKPMKFLTGRLDAAVALVESGRAQAILVSGDANGASGNEIAAMTDYLVDAGIDSSIIVGDDHGLDTYDSCLRAAETFGVTDALVVSQGLHVSRAVALCRDAGIDAHGVDADCDCNPMAVARNFGREWLARPKVVLDLMSGRPPAVQTPPDDALIAGG